The Urbifossiella limnaea nucleotide sequence CCCGAGTGCCTGATCGCGGCGGGGGCGGTGGTGCCGCCGGGGATGGTGGTGCAGCCGCGGTCGGTGGTGATGGGCCTGCCGGGCAGGGTCGTCCGGCCCGCGACCGCCGCCGAGATCGCCAACACGCGGCGGATCAACGAGCGCTACCGCGAGCTGGCCGCCCGGTACGCGGCCGGCGACATCCCGGTGACCATCGGCCGCTACGCCGCGCAGTAGTGCCGCGTGATCAGGTCGTTCTGAATCCACAGCAGCTTGCCGAACGCCCGTAGCGTCTTCACCTCCGCCTCCCGCGGCAGGTTCAGCCCCAGGATCGTCGCCGTCAGGGCGTCGGCGACGAACCCCATCAGCGCGTTCATCTGCACCAGCGGCACGTCCAGCGCCGGGCTCCCCGCCTTCGGCGTGTGAATCTTCCCCACCATGTCCAGGTACTCGGCCATCTTCCCGTCGTACGGCTTCGTCACCAGCGTCACGAGGTAGCGGCCGAGGTGCTGCTTGCGGAAGGCGATCTGCGGGTGGTCCGGCGTCAGGCTCGCCACGTCCGTCGGCACGTCGCCGGCGTAGCCGTGCTGCCGCGGGACGAAGTGCCGCCAGGTCGCGTCCTGGGCGTGCAGCTTGTCGTACACCGCGTCCACCAACCCCGGCACCAGCGGGGCCAGCAGCGGCGCCGCGCCGTGGACCGCCGCCACGTCGTCCGGGCCGAAGCCGATGAACCCCGCGACGTACCCGAACCGGTAGCCCAGGTCCGACTCCAGCCGCGGCTCGTCGATCTGCGTCATGGCACACTCCAGGAGAGAGGGAGAAGGAAACAAGAATTCCGGGTCCAGAATTCCGATTTAACAGGGGCATCCTACCTCCCTATAATCAGAGTTCAAGGTCGAATTTCGAGCACCGGGCGGGGGAGCGGATGTTCTCGAAGACGGTCGAGTACGCGCTGCGGGCGGTCGTGCACCTGGCGCACGAGT carries:
- a CDS encoding protoglobin family protein, translated to MTQIDEPRLESDLGYRFGYVAGFIGFGPDDVAAVHGAAPLLAPLVPGLVDAVYDKLHAQDATWRHFVPRQHGYAGDVPTDVASLTPDHPQIAFRKQHLGRYLVTLVTKPYDGKMAEYLDMVGKIHTPKAGSPALDVPLVQMNALMGFVADALTATILGLNLPREAEVKTLRAFGKLLWIQNDLITRHYCAA